Below is a genomic region from Escherichia ruysiae.
AGTTGTTGAACGACAACCTGGATATTCTTCATGCGATGAAAGATGCACTCATGAAATATGAAACCATCGACGCACCGCAGATTGATGACTTGATGGCTCGTCGCGATGTACGCCCGCCTGCAGGTTGGGATGAGTCGGGAGCATCTAACAATTCTGACAATAATGGCACTCCAAAGGCGCCGCGTCCGGTTGATGAACCACGTACGCCAAATCCGGGTAACACCATGTCAGAGCAGTTAGGCGACAAGTAAGTTCCCGCATCAGATGACTGTATTTGTACCGAAAACCCCGGGGCGTGCTCCGGGGTTTTTTCTTATCAATTTATACCAGGGATAACACCATGAAACTCTTTGCCCAGGGCACTTCACTGGATCTTAGCCATCCTCACGTGATGGGGATACTCAACGTCACGCCAGATTCTTTTTCTGATGGTGGTACGCATAACTCTCTGATTGATGCAGTGAAACATGCGAATCTGATGATCAACGCTGGCGCGACGATTATCGACGTTGGTGGAGAGTCTACGCGTCCAGGTGCAGCGGAAGTGAGTGTTGAAGAAGAGTTGCAACGTGTTATTCCGGTGGTTGAGGCAATTGCGCAACGATTCGAAGTCTGGATCTCTGTGGATACCTCCAAACCGGAAATTATCCGTGAGTCGGCGAAAGTGGGCGCTCACATCATTAACGATATCCGCTCCCTTTCCGAACCTGGCGCTCTGGAAGCGGCTGCGGAAACTGGTTTACCCGTATGCCTGATGCATATGCAGGGAAATCCAAAGACCATGCAGGAAGCGCCGAAGTATGACGATGTTTATGCTGAAGTGAATCGCTACTTTATTGAGCAAATAGCACGCTGTGAACGGGCGGGTATCGCAAAAGAGAAATTGTTGCTCGACCCGGGATTCGGTTTCGGTAAAAATCTCCACCATAACTATTCATTATTGGCGCGTCTGGCTGAATTTCACCATTTCAACCTGCCGCTGTTGGTGGGTATGTCACGAAAATCGATGATTGGACAACTGCTGAACGTGGGGCCGTCCGAACGCCTGAGCGGTAGTCTGGCCTGTGCAGTTATTGCTGCGATGCAGGGCGCACACATCATTCGTGTTCATGACGTCAAAGAAACCGTAGAAGCGATGCGAGTGGTGGAAGCCACTCTGTCTGCAAAGGAAAACAAACGCTATGAGTAATCGTAAATATTTCGGGACCGATGGGATCCGTGGTCGTGTTGGGGATGCGCCGATCACCCCTGATTTTGTGCTGAAGCTGGGCTGGGCAGCAGGTAAAGTGCTGGCGCGTCATGGTTCCCGTAAGATCATTATTGGTAAAGACACGCGTATTTCTGGCTATATGCTGGAGTCGGCGCTGGAAGCGGGTTTGGCGGCAGCGGGACTTTCCGCACTTTTTACCGGCCCGATGCCAACACCGGCAGTGGCTTATCTGACGCGTACCTTCCGCGCAGAGGCCGGGATTGTGATTTCCGCATCGCATAACCCGTTCTACGA
It encodes:
- the folP gene encoding dihydropteroate synthase, with amino-acid sequence MKLFAQGTSLDLSHPHVMGILNVTPDSFSDGGTHNSLIDAVKHANLMINAGATIIDVGGESTRPGAAEVSVEEELQRVIPVVEAIAQRFEVWISVDTSKPEIIRESAKVGAHIINDIRSLSEPGALEAAAETGLPVCLMHMQGNPKTMQEAPKYDDVYAEVNRYFIEQIARCERAGIAKEKLLLDPGFGFGKNLHHNYSLLARLAEFHHFNLPLLVGMSRKSMIGQLLNVGPSERLSGSLACAVIAAMQGAHIIRVHDVKETVEAMRVVEATLSAKENKRYE